Proteins from one Candidatus Woesearchaeota archaeon genomic window:
- a CDS encoding ribose-phosphate pyrophosphokinase: protein MYGRPCEAYKGKIQIVACDAGLTFAEKIASELERMCTGGCNTELGGFVCPGGVMGERGNRTGLKETHFANTEVKTIIDDSIGGSRVFIVQDVENSTCGKYQFVYESFVSFARQEETKTGFKQLFHESFGFELDAQYFDQVYSNFMDSVSFKKDFSSFEAHLTNKKGDDNSYVAMLKSIVPGVRSSDDAEFNEFLSAVGGKLLSSQEFFTRHSVNDNFMALKTAIDAAKEARASEITAVLPVFPYARQDKVLDREGLTARMVSREIEDAGMGVVKRVLTMDIHNRAIRGFFRTAQLETLYSSKNLIAAINDIIGFNDMVCISPDIGGATRARHVANKTGSKMGIIYKERDYSNPSTIASAQLIGDIVQYEVDPIAQLREIDRMVNGDISDPEVARQIMRRIRQFVDSKGKGLSSLIIDDLVATFGTGDKGCRLVKEEGAMNVSFAAALSLLNHPALVLLDRLHSDGVLNYFFTTNAVTHDRAIIDARDYYIEVPVEDVFAEAIFRIEHNGSVSKMYD, encoded by the coding sequence ATGTATGGTCGTCCTTGTGAAGCATATAAAGGTAAAATTCAAATTGTTGCGTGTGATGCAGGTTTAACTTTTGCAGAAAAAATTGCAAGTGAACTAGAACGAATGTGTACTGGTGGTTGTAATACTGAACTGGGTGGTTTTGTTTGTCCAGGGGGAGTTATGGGTGAAAGGGGTAACCGTACGGGACTTAAAGAAACTCATTTTGCAAATACTGAAGTAAAAACTATTATTGATGATTCAATTGGTGGTTCTCGTGTTTTTATTGTTCAAGATGTGGAAAATTCTACTTGTGGAAAATATCAGTTTGTTTATGAGTCATTTGTTTCTTTTGCCAGACAAGAAGAAACAAAAACAGGGTTTAAACAATTATTTCATGAATCATTTGGTTTTGAATTGGACGCACAATATTTTGATCAAGTATATTCTAATTTTATGGATTCAGTTTCTTTCAAAAAAGATTTTTCTTCATTCGAGGCACATCTAACAAATAAAAAAGGTGATGATAATTCTTATGTTGCTATGTTAAAAAGTATAGTTCCAGGAGTTAGATCAAGTGATGATGCTGAGTTCAACGAATTTTTAAGTGCGGTGGGAGGTAAGTTACTTTCTTCACAAGAATTTTTTACGCGTCATAGTGTAAATGATAATTTCATGGCATTAAAAACTGCAATCGACGCAGCAAAGGAAGCAAGAGCATCAGAAATTACTGCAGTTCTTCCAGTTTTTCCTTATGCGCGTCAAGATAAAGTTCTTGATAGAGAAGGTTTAACTGCAAGAATGGTCTCAAGAGAAATTGAAGATGCAGGAATGGGAGTTGTAAAAAGAGTTTTGACTATGGATATTCACAATAGGGCTATTCGTGGTTTTTTTAGAACTGCACAATTAGAAACGCTTTATTCTAGTAAAAATTTAATTGCAGCTATAAATGATATTATTGGTTTTAATGATATGGTTTGTATTTCGCCGGATATTGGTGGTGCTACAAGGGCTAGGCACGTTGCTAACAAAACTGGATCAAAAATGGGTATTATTTACAAAGAAAGAGATTATAGTAATCCAAGTACAATTGCTAGTGCACAATTAATAGGTGATATCGTGCAATATGAGGTTGATCCTATAGCGCAACTTCGCGAAATTGATAGGATGGTTAACGGGGATATTAGTGATCCAGAAGTAGCTAGACAAATAATGCGACGAATTCGCCAGTTTGTTGATAGTAAGGGTAAAGGTTTAAGTTCATTAATAATTGATGATTTGGTGGCAACATTTGGGACTGGAGATAAAGGTTGTAGATTGGTAAAAGAAGAAGGTGCGATGAATGTTTCTTTTGCAGCAGCATTATCATTACTAAATCATCCTGCATTAGTTTTGCTTGATAGATTACATTCTGACGGAGTTTTGAATTATTTTTTCACAACAAATGCAGTTACGCATGATAGGGCAATTATTGATGCGAGAGATTATTATATTGAAGTTCCAGTTGAAGATGTTTTTGCAGAAGCAATTTTTAGAATTGAACATAATGGTTCTGTAAGTAAAATGTATGATTAA